A single window of Debaryomyces hansenii CBS767 chromosome F complete sequence DNA harbors:
- a CDS encoding DEHA2F23386p (similar to uniprot|Q06156 Saccharomyces cerevisiae YLR272C YCS4 Protein required for accurate sister chromatid segregation): MEFNLSTYFNSFDVEKDYSIDISDIDSKLESVTNSLANNPESINFNSELLEDLIELTHGYKTLDLKHQKQLAYLITSSLSTMSHQCSNSIESGDFVDSIDTFKACLEKYGYLLFVLLIYLGKEDHGQAHLSGSKSKSSSSSQAMGKWKANCTQVEDAVDVITSIVKIDLSKIFVTTPEKDLFIELFTRPMFHLMEVPERMKVNSIRMLMFKSIANLVKFHGHASVIQNSVLQSLMYYTHLPGYMAELLHILDEQYDYNVLTEEVLREISSIEFNSNDSNGPKSISEFLIKLSELSPRLILKQMSCIAQLLDNSNQTLRCSVVETCGNIVVDIIKNQEVMGESSERNDSHNSNQQIDGLLDLLQERFLDQNPYVRTKAIQALTKICNLSVKFTARRQQIVALSVRSLDDKSTLVRRNSIKLMSKLVLTHPFSAVHGTQLSYEFWKSKLDEAEAELEKYIPVAPEKNKRLNKISEDEENDENGDDMEIDDGNEDNDKEDNASNADKNEEANESESSIDHDELNASMIEQEQNLPDTNVLVKVKLTVQYYQDAVEFIEILQSGTNIVSRLLFSKNRNEVLESMDFLVLADAYDIQNAGLGIRRMLHLVWMKGSSDEGKSISSHLVDCYRDLFLVAPSEYSLPQQAAHIAKNLIELTFAASVADLASLEKLLCFMYEEKLINQEVINVLWQIYSFADQNSQQSGNPKFTKKQCRGSIIILGMLALADHEIVLRGLDALLNVGLGDRGRSDLVLSRYSCIALQRIVPHVSKNKGIVSFKIAREDEAIEKLKEVLLSYSDDPEWYSVAEQAIGAVYQASSKPDEVCSSLIKEKCIMVFGEKTANESKVIALSQLLFIVGHVAIKTIVHLEKLETQFKKKKHEAESSKNKESDNNDNESNDNELEMIGGTSEDDFTDAVVYIKERELLYGEGALLAKFGPLVREICSNNKRYDNESLQRSAVLCMAKLMCISSKYCEDNLPLLITIMEKSPDPIIRCNCVLGLGDMAVCFNNLVDENTDFLYRRLTDSNIMVQRTCLMTVTFLILAGQVKVKGQLSSMAKCLENPDQGISDMCRLFFTELATKDNAIYNGFIDIFSGLSNDDSLSKDAMKRIVKFLVGFIEKEKHQKQLADKLLVRLLKCQNEAQWNDIAFVLNSIPYKNENINHALEGGYTLVSARQ; encoded by the coding sequence ATGGAATTTAACTTGTCGACTTACTTCAATAGTTTTGATGTGGAAAAGGATTATTCCATAGACATATCGGATATTGATTCCAAATTAGAATCAGTTACAAATTCACTAGCCAACAATCCAGAATCAATAAACTTTAACTCAGAGCTCCTAGAAGACTTGATAGAGCTTACACATGGGTACAAGACACTTGATTTGAAACATCAGAAGCAATTAGCGTATTTAATAACATCGTCTCTAAGTACGATGAGCCATCAATGTTCGAACAGTATTGAAAGTGGGGACTTTGTTGATTCGATTGATACTTTTAAGGCATGCTTAGAGAAATATGGCTACTTGTTATTCGTGctattgatatatttggGTAAAGAGGACCATGGGCAAGCACATTTGAGTGGTTCAAAATCGAAGAGTTCGTCCAGCTCCCAGGCAATGGGCAAATGGAAAGCAAATTGCACGCAAGTCGAAGATGCAGTAGATGTCATAACCAGTATCGTCAAAATTGACTTATCAAAGATATTTGTAACCACTCCAGAGAAAGACTTGTTTATTGAGTTATTTACGAGGCCAATGTTTCACTTGATGGAAGTGCCGGAGAGAATGAAGGTGAATTCAATCAGAATGCTCATGTTTAAGAGTATTGCAAATTTAGTGAAATTTCATGGTCATGCAAGTGTCATACAAAATTCTGTTTTACAATCTCTTATGTACTACACTCATTTACCAGGTTACATGGCAGAGTTACTACATATTTTGGATGAACAATACGACTATAATGTATTAACGGAAGAAGTTCTCCGTGAAATTTCTCTGATTGAGTTCAACTCTAACGATAGTAATGGACCGAAGTCGATATCTGAATTCTTAATTAAATTGTCCGAGTTAAGTCCAAGGCtaattttgaaacaaaTGTCATGTATTGCCCAATTATTGGATAATAGTAACCAAACATTGAGATGTTCTGTTGTCGAAACATGCGGTAACATTGTAGTAGATATCATAAAGAACCAAGAGGTTATGGGTGAATCTTCAGAGAGAAATGATAGTCACAACAGTAATCAACAAATAGATGGGCTCTTAGATTTGCTTCAAGAAAGGTTTTTAGATCAGAATCCATATGTCAGAACCAAGGCTATACAGGCATTGACGAAGATATGTAACTTGTCAGTTAAATTCACTGCAAGAAGGCAACAAATTGTTGCTCTATCTGTTAGATCACTTGATGATAAGAGTACTTTGGTCAGAAGAAActctattaaattaatgTCGAAGCTTGTATTAACCCATCCTTTTTCTGCCGTTCATGGCACACAACTTTCTTATGAGTTTTGGAAATCTAAATTGGACGAAGCTGAAGCTGAATTAGAAAAGTATATTCCTGTTGCACCAGAAAAGAACAAAAGactaaataaaatatcggaggatgaagaaaatgacgaGAACGGTGATGATATGGAAATAGATGACGGAAATGAAGATAACgataaagaagataatgcAAGTAATGCagataaaaatgaagaagctAACGAGAGTGAATCAAGTATCGATCACGATGAGCTAAATGCTTCCATGATAGAACAGGAACAAAATTTACCAGATACAAATGTTCTAGTTAAAGTAAAGCTTACcgttcaatattatcaagatgcagttgaatttattgaaattttacaaAGTGGTACCAATATTGTTTCAAGATTActtttttcaaagaatagAAACGAAGTTTTGGAATCGATGGATTTCCTAGTTCTCGCAGATGCGTATGATATCCAAAATGCAGGGTTAGGTATTCGTCGAATGCTTCATTTGGTGTGGATGAAAGGTTCATCAGATGAAGGTAAGTCAATTTCATCTCATTTAGTTGACTGTTACAGAGATTTGTTCTTAGTTGCTCCTTCTGAATATTCTCTTCCCCAACAGGCAGCTCATATTGCtaagaatttgattgaattgaCTTTTGCGGCGTCAGTAGCCGATTTGGCGTCATTGGAAAAGTTACTTTGTTTTATGTACGAAGAaaagttaataaatcagGAAGTAATCAACGTTCTTTGGCAGATATATAGCTTTGCTGATCAAAATTCACAACAAAGTGGTAATCCTAAATTTACAAAAAAACAATGCCGCGGATCCATCATTATCTTAGGCATGTTAGCATTGGCCGATCATGAGATCGTTCTCAGAGGCCTAGATGCTCTATTAAACGTTGGTTTGGGTGATAGAGGAAGAAGTGATTTGGTTTTATCAAGATATTCATGTATTGCATTGCAAAGAATAGTTCCACATGTATCGAAAAACAAGGGAATcgtttctttcaaaattgcAAGAGAAGATGAAGCCATCGAAAAGTTAAAAGAAGTACTTCTATCATATAGTGATGATCCAGAATGGTATAGTGTGGCCGAACAAGCAATCGGTGCTGTCTACCAGGCATCAAGCAAACCAGATGAGGTTTGTTCGAGCTTAATTAAAGAGAAATGCATTATGGTCTTTGGTGAAAAAACAGCAAATGAATCAAAGGTTATCGCATTATCTCAGCTTCTCTTCATAGTGGGACATGTCGCGATAAAAACTATTGTACATTTAGAGAAGCTAGAGACTCaatttaaaaagaaaaagcaTGAGGCTGAAAGttcaaagaataaagaatcagataataatgataatgaaagtaatgataatgaattggaaatgATCGGTGGTACTTCAGAAGATGATTTCACTGATGCTGTGGTTTAtatcaaagaaagagaaCTTTTATATGGTGAAGGAGCATTACTTGCCAAATTTGGACCATTAGTTCGAGAAATTTGTTCGAATAATAAAAGGTATGATAACGAGTCGTTACAGAGATCAGCAGTTCTATGCATGGCCAAGCTTATGTGTATATCTTCCAAATATTGTGAGGATAACTTGCCATTATTAATTACAATCATGGAAAAATCACCAGATCCAATTATCAGATGTAACTGCGTCTTAGGCCTAGGTGATATGGCAGTATGCTTCAATAACTTAGTCGATGAAAATACCGATTTCTTATACCGCCGTCTTACTGATAGTAATATAATGGTACAGAGAACGTGTCTTATGACTGTAACCTTCTTAATTCTAGCAGGACAAGTTAAAGTTAAAGGACAATTATCCTCTATGGCTAAATGTCTAGAAAATCCTGATCAGGGTATCAGCGACATGTGCCGTCTTTTCTTTACTGAATTGGCAACTAAAGATAATGCCATCTACAATGGTTTCATCGATATTTTTAGTGGTTTATCAAACGACGATAGTCTTTCTAAAGATGCAATGAAGCGTATTGTTAAGTTCTTGGTTGGCTTCatagaaaaagaaaaacaCCAGAAACAATTGgctgataaattattagttAGATTATTGAAATGCCAGAATGAAGCTCAATGGAATGATATTGCATTCgtattgaattcaataccttataaaaatgaaaatattaatcaCGCCCTCGAAGGTGGTTACACTTTGGTTCTGGCAAGACAATAG
- a CDS encoding DEHA2F23408p (some similarities with uniprot|P50105 Saccharomyces cerevisiae YMR005W TAF4 TFIID subunit (48 kDa) involved in RNA polymerase II transcription initiation), whose protein sequence is MSDVSGGESSSHKRNVDSAANENDDMQNKRQKTEELGGHDDQLNDIFNDPLPGFGGSESNSTPYNDNAQEGELGPENFDATLPKEGDPLDIDFDNLPTNFLEAEQATNANNGSQVDTPSGPGSVPNMSVTTNSASMSASPNNTPRPTPLSKTNSRSETPVGNSSRATYDGTNLKQEFGINGLSNKQEALNRYSQMPPTNRMNHLAPQPQGIQGLNTSSIDRIPSTSTSNKEQLHTNDPSKLNDALAAAGVDIQHEEELLMQQHLNRSSRFPSAQQPPRQRFAQTSLFSPYHVAAFMQRVARENGVMQNFYQDAELLELMSTSCENWLSNIITKTIILSRHRRRGIPTITNTKQNKKTASSSASMSNPASRSELSKELRNLAAKQKEMEERRVSKRMALGLEKDGTDPGNGDPANGKAGAEETLHRAANATAAMMTMNPGRKKYSWMTANAGSGGGDDSKVASEKDGKSKQSSIIAARGDNGLRFREIRSGNSVTMKDLLGALEDERMGTEKAVLKGYAKLKD, encoded by the coding sequence ATGTCGGATGTATCAGGCGGAGAACTGCTGTCGCATAAAAGAAACGTGGATTCAGCGGCTAATGAGAATGATGACATGCAAAATAAAAGACAGAAAACAGAGGAGTTGGGCGGCCATGATGACCAACTTAATGACATTTTCAACGATCCACTCCCAGGATTTGGTGGTAGCGAAAGCAATTCAACTccatataatgataatgcGCAGGAGGGAGAATTGGGGCCTGAAAATTTCGATGCTACATTGCCGAAGGAAGGCGACCCGCTTGACATAGACTTTGACAATTTGCCAACGAATTTTTTGGAGGCTGAACAGGCGACAAATGCAAACAATGGGTCACAAGTAGACACACCTAGTGGACCTGGATCGGTACCGAATATGTCAGTGACGACTAACTCAGCAAGTATGTCGGCATCTCCAAATAACACACCAAGACCTACACCACTTTCAAAGACGAATAGTCGGTCGGAGACACCTGTAGGTAACTCGTCAAGGGCCACGTACGATGGAACCAATCTAAAGCAAGAATTTGGTATTAATGGTCTCTCAAACAAGCAGGAAGCCTTGAATCGTTACTCGCAAATGCCACCTACCAATCGAATGAACCACCTAGCGCCTCAACCTCAAGGGATACAAGGATTGAATACGTCCAGTATCGATAGAATTCCGAGCACAAGTACTAGTAATAAAGAGCAATTGCATACCAATGACCCATCTAAATTAAATGACGCATTGGCGGCCGCGGGGGTCGATATTCAACACGAAGAGGAATTATTGATGCAACAACATTTAAATAGATCATCAAGATTCCCATCGGCACAGCAACCTCCTAGACAAAGATTTGCGCAGACCTCGTTATTCAGTCCATATCATGTGGCAGCATTTATGCAAAGGGTGGCCAGGGAAAATGGCGTTATGCAAAACTTTTACCAGGATGCCGAGCTACTTGAATTAATGTCGACTTCTTGTGAAAACTGGCTATCCAACATAATAACAAAGACCATCATTTTGTCACGTCACCGTCGAAGAGGAATACCAACAATCACCAATACCAAACAGAATAAAAAGACTGCATCAAGTTCGGCTTCCATGTCTAACCCTGCACTGAGGTCTGAGCTTTCGAAGGAGCTCAGAAATCTCGCTGCCAAGCAGAAAGAAATGGAGGAAAGAAGGGTATCAAAGCGCATGGCCCTAGGCCTAGAAAAGGATGGTACTGATCCTGGCAATGGAGACCCTGCAAATGGTAAAGCTGGGGCCGAGGAAACGTTACATAGAGCAGCTAATGCTACTGCTGCAATGATGACAATGAATCCTGGCCGTAAGAAGTATTCTTGGATGACTGCCAATGCTGGATCAGGTGGCGGTGATGATAGTAAGGTTGCCAGTGAGAAAGATGGGAAAAGCAAACAAAGTTCAATCATTGCTGCTAGAGGTGATAATGGGTTACGTTTCCGTGAGATAAGGTCTGGTAATTCTGTTACTATGAAAGATCTTTTAGGTGCATTAGAAGACGAAAGAATGGGGACAGAGAAGGCTGTCTTAAAAGGATATGCCAAATTGAAGGATTAA
- a CDS encoding DEHA2F23430p (highly similar to uniprot|Q08096 Saccharomyces cerevisiae YOL010W RCL1 RNA terminal phosphate cyclase-like protein involved in rRNA processing at sites A0 A1 and A2), translating to MSNTKANVATFEGHRNLRFRLILATLAGKAVKITKIRSDDMDPGLKDYEVSFLRLLESVTNGSQIEISYTGTTVIYKPGIIIGGQVTHNCPTNKPIGYYLEPMLYLAPFSKKKFSVVFKGLTASDKTKDAGIEAIKWGLLPLMEKFGVREVSLHILKRGSPPLGGGEVHFMCNSLIPQPMTIHALESPKISAIRGVAYCTRVSPSTVNRIIDSARNILRPTGVEVNITADAWRGDNSGKSPGFGVTLVAESKKGWRILAEGVGSPGTLPEDLGERAAYELLDELTKSCVIGRNQILLSLCYMTIGKEDIGRLKLHKDQIDDNFVWALRDIKNVFGTEAFLKDGAEEAVPGEEDYMTLSLKGIGFTSASKKIA from the coding sequence ATGTCCAACACTAAAGCCAATGTGGCCACATTTGAAGGTCATCGTAATCTTAGGTTTCGTTTGATCCTTGCGACGTTAGCAGGTAAAGCAGTCAAAATAACGAAGATCAGGTCCGATGACATGGATCCAGGTTTAAAGGACTACGAGGTGTCATTCCTCAGACTATTAGAGTCTGTGACAAATGGATCTCAGATCGAGATTTCGTACACCGGTACCACTGTCATCTATAAACCCGGTATAATTATAGGAGGACAGGTTACCCATAACTGCCCTACTAATAAGCCTATAGGGTATTACTTGGAGCCTATGTTGTATCTTGcaccattttcaaaaaagaAGTTTTCGGTTGTTTTCAAGGGATTAACTGCTTCTGACAAAACCAAGGACGCAGGTATAGAGGCCATCAAATGGGGACTTTTACCGTTAATGGAGAAGTTTGGAGTGAGAGAAGTATCATTGCACATTTTGAAACGGGGTTCACCCCCATTGGGAGGAGGTGAAGTTCACTTTATGTGTAACTCGTTAATTCCTCAACCGATGACGATACATGCTCTTGAATCTCCAAAAATTTCGGCCATCAGAGGTGTTGCTTATTGCACTCGTGTTTCCCCTTCTACGGTCAATAGAATCATTGACAGTGCGAGAAATATATTGAGACCTACAGGAGTAGAAGTAAATATAACGGCCGATGCATGGAGAGGTGACAATTCTGGTAAATCACCTGGATTTGGTGTAACTTTAGTTGCCGAGCTGAAAAAGGGATGGAGAATCTTAGCTGAGGGTGTTGGTTCTCCAGGAACACTTCCTGAAGATTTAGGTGAAAGAGCTGCATACGAACTACTCGATGAATTAACCAAGAGTTGTgttattggaagaaatcaaattttattaagtTTGTGCTATATGACAATTGgaaaagaagatattgGAAGATTGAAGTTGCATAAGGACCAAATTGATGACAATTTTGTGTGGGCTTTACGTGATATCAAGAACGTTTTTGGAACGGAAGCTTTCTTGAAAGATGGTGCCGAGGAAGCGGTGCCTGGTGAAGAGGATTACATGACACTTTCCTTAAAAGGTATAGGATTCACTAGTGCCTCTAAGAAGATTGCTTAA